A region from the uncultured Holophaga sp. genome encodes:
- a CDS encoding nucleoside recognition domain-containing protein, translating to MLNFIWIAFILIGFLVALLQAFRGDLDVFTRMLTGLFDSARTGFDISLGLVGIMSLWLGIMKIGERAGLIRLFGRALGPFFRRVFPEVPAGHPALGSMVMNFSANMLGLDNAATPLGLKAMGELQELNPQKDTASNPMILFLVLNTAGITLIPTSVIAIRASLAVKQGLTGFNAADIFLPTLLATFIAFTVGLVTVGLWQRIQLLSRPVLVTYGGFCCLLAGLYLGLHRLPPERMAQVVGLLGSGLILLIIVLFVAVAALRRVNAYEAFVEGAKEGFGVAVKIIPYLVAMLAAISVFRSSGCMDYLLGVLRSGVLALGLNGDFVPALPVGLMKPLSGSGARGLMVDVMNTYGVSSFQGRLAAIIQGSTETTFYVLAVYFGSVNITKARYALACGLIADAAGILGAIGMAYLFYR from the coding sequence GTGCTCAATTTCATCTGGATCGCCTTCATTCTCATTGGTTTCCTTGTGGCGCTGCTGCAGGCGTTCCGGGGCGACCTGGATGTCTTCACCCGGATGCTCACGGGGCTCTTCGACTCGGCCCGGACGGGCTTTGATATCTCCCTGGGTCTGGTGGGGATCATGAGCCTCTGGCTGGGCATCATGAAGATCGGCGAGCGGGCCGGGCTCATCCGGCTCTTCGGCCGGGCCCTGGGGCCCTTCTTCCGCCGCGTCTTCCCCGAGGTCCCGGCTGGTCACCCCGCCCTTGGCAGCATGGTCATGAACTTCTCGGCCAACATGCTGGGCCTGGACAACGCCGCCACCCCCCTGGGGCTCAAGGCCATGGGGGAGCTGCAGGAACTCAACCCGCAGAAGGACACCGCCAGCAACCCCATGATCCTCTTCCTGGTGCTCAACACCGCCGGGATCACCCTGATTCCCACCTCGGTGATCGCCATCCGGGCCAGCCTGGCGGTGAAGCAGGGGCTCACGGGCTTCAACGCCGCCGATATCTTCCTGCCGACCCTCCTGGCCACCTTCATCGCCTTCACCGTCGGGCTGGTCACCGTGGGCCTCTGGCAGCGCATCCAGCTTCTCAGCCGCCCCGTACTGGTGACGTACGGGGGCTTCTGCTGCCTGCTGGCGGGTCTCTATCTGGGGCTCCACCGGCTGCCCCCGGAGCGCATGGCCCAGGTGGTGGGGCTCCTGGGCAGCGGGCTGATCCTCCTGATCATCGTCCTCTTTGTGGCGGTGGCGGCGCTGCGCCGGGTGAACGCCTACGAAGCCTTTGTGGAGGGGGCCAAGGAGGGCTTCGGGGTGGCGGTGAAGATCATCCCCTACCTGGTGGCCATGCTGGCGGCCATCTCGGTCTTCCGCAGCAGCGGGTGCATGGACTACCTGCTCGGTGTCCTCCGCAGCGGCGTGCTGGCCCTGGGCCTCAATGGGGACTTCGTGCCCGCCCTGCCCGTGGGACTCATGAAGCCCCTCAGCGGCAGCGGTGCCCGGGGCCTCATGGTGGACGTGATGAACACCTACGGTGTCTCCTCCTTCCAGGGCAGGCTGGCCGCCATCATCCAGGGCTCCACCGAGACTACCTTCTACGTCCTGGCCGTCTACTTCGGCAGCGTCAACATCACCAAGGCCCGCTACGCCCTGGCCTGCGGCCTCATCGCCGATGCCGCCGGGATCCTCGGGGCCATCGGCATGGCGTATCTGTTCTATCGCTGA
- a CDS encoding response regulator, with translation MDNASNPYQILLVDDLALFRRLLATRLGVLGVPITSVATVPEARTWLEEQRPALILLDVILPGVDGFTYCRELKADPLTRDIPVIMLTDLKANAYERSLEAGADDYLPKRVDDAIMRIRVKLHLHLADLRRRAGFRPLPEAPGQIALVSSSSVVHAQIPAQFAGTPHVFRILKEAEGLVEALKPSDTLLILDMAIGIQAVEDALTQVRMDPDLAHIPILLLMEKEEAGLLAGIEFMVDDVIWKPLKAQVNRARFAHLLEMGLRARQA, from the coding sequence TTGGATAACGCCTCCAACCCCTACCAGATCCTCCTGGTGGATGATCTCGCTCTCTTCCGGCGGCTTCTGGCGACCCGCCTGGGTGTGCTCGGAGTCCCCATCACCTCGGTGGCCACGGTGCCGGAGGCCAGGACCTGGCTGGAGGAGCAGAGGCCTGCCCTCATCCTCCTGGATGTGATCCTCCCTGGCGTGGATGGCTTCACCTACTGCCGGGAGTTGAAGGCCGACCCGCTCACGCGTGACATCCCCGTGATCATGCTCACGGACCTCAAGGCCAATGCCTATGAGCGCAGCCTTGAGGCCGGGGCGGACGACTACCTGCCCAAGCGGGTGGATGATGCCATCATGCGGATCCGGGTCAAACTGCACCTCCACTTGGCTGACCTCCGCAGGCGGGCCGGGTTCCGGCCTCTGCCCGAGGCGCCCGGGCAGATCGCCCTGGTCAGCTCCTCCTCCGTGGTCCATGCCCAGATCCCGGCCCAGTTTGCCGGCACCCCTCATGTCTTCCGCATCCTGAAGGAGGCCGAGGGGCTGGTGGAGGCCCTCAAACCCTCGGACACCCTCCTGATCCTGGACATGGCCATCGGCATCCAGGCCGTGGAGGACGCCCTCACCCAGGTCCGCATGGACCCCGATCTGGCCCATATCCCCATCCTCCTGCTCATGGAGAAGGAGGAGGCCGGACTCCTCGCCGGCATTGAGTTCATGGTGGATGATGTGATCTGGAAGCCCCTGAAGGCCCAGGTCAACCGGGCCCGCTTCGCCCACCTCCTGGAGATGGGGCTCCGCGCCCGGCAGGCCTGA
- the lepA gene encoding translation elongation factor 4, with product MTDPKLIRNFSIIAHIDHGKSTLADRLLELTHTVSQREMQAQLLDDMELERERGITIKAHAVTLKYPAMDGQIYTLNLIDTPGHVDFTYEVSRSLAACEGAILVVDSTQGVEAQTLANTYLALENELEIFPVLNKTDLPSSEPERVLEEIDQVIGLVDTEHAVNVSAKTGENCQQVLENIIKYVPAPQGDSAAPLQALIFDSYYDAYRGVVSLVRVVNGTLKPGQQIVFMSTGSQYRVDEIGVFSPKMTKVDELSVGEVGYITGSIKQLADVKVGDTITHALTNSTRPSTVMLKGFKELQPVVFAGIFPTMSDDYEDLRDAMDKLRLNDSSFHYEPETSQALGFGFRCGFLGLLHMEIVQERLEREYNLDLITTAPSVRYHVFQTDGTQIDVDNPAKLPPLPKIDHIEEPIIEATILTRPDFVGGLLKLCEDRRGIQQRLEYVGKDRVMLVYELPLNEVVLDFYDKLKSISKGYASFDYHMKEYRESTLVKMDILVNGEAVDALSVLVHTSKSQTLGQALTVKMKEVIPQQMFDVAIQAAIGAKIIARTNVKARRKDVLAKCYGGDISRKKKLLNKQKEGKKRMKSIGSVDIPQEAFLAILKVGDD from the coding sequence GTGACCGACCCCAAGCTCATCCGCAATTTTTCCATCATCGCCCACATCGACCACGGGAAGTCGACCCTGGCGGATCGCCTGCTCGAACTGACCCATACGGTCAGCCAGCGGGAGATGCAGGCTCAGCTCCTCGATGACATGGAGCTCGAGCGCGAGCGGGGCATCACCATCAAGGCCCATGCCGTGACCCTCAAATACCCGGCGATGGATGGCCAGATCTACACGCTGAACCTCATCGACACCCCGGGGCACGTGGACTTCACCTACGAGGTGAGCCGCTCCCTGGCTGCGTGCGAGGGGGCCATCCTGGTGGTGGACTCCACCCAGGGCGTAGAGGCCCAGACCCTGGCCAACACCTACCTGGCCCTGGAGAACGAGCTGGAGATCTTCCCGGTCCTCAACAAGACCGACCTGCCCTCTTCCGAGCCCGAGCGGGTGCTGGAGGAGATCGACCAGGTCATCGGCCTTGTGGACACGGAGCACGCCGTCAATGTCAGCGCCAAGACCGGCGAGAACTGTCAGCAGGTGCTGGAGAACATCATCAAGTATGTGCCCGCCCCCCAGGGCGACTCCGCGGCCCCCCTCCAGGCCCTGATCTTCGACAGCTACTACGATGCCTACCGGGGCGTCGTGAGCCTGGTCCGGGTGGTCAACGGCACCCTGAAGCCCGGCCAGCAGATCGTCTTCATGAGCACCGGCAGCCAGTACCGGGTGGATGAGATCGGGGTCTTCAGCCCCAAGATGACCAAGGTGGACGAGCTCAGCGTGGGCGAGGTGGGCTACATCACGGGCAGCATCAAGCAGCTGGCGGATGTGAAGGTGGGCGACACCATCACCCACGCCCTCACCAACTCCACCAGGCCCTCCACCGTCATGCTCAAGGGCTTCAAGGAACTCCAGCCCGTGGTCTTCGCGGGCATCTTCCCCACCATGAGCGATGACTACGAGGATCTGCGCGACGCCATGGACAAGCTCCGGCTCAACGACAGCTCCTTCCATTACGAGCCCGAGACCTCCCAGGCCCTGGGCTTTGGCTTCCGCTGCGGCTTCCTGGGTCTCCTGCACATGGAGATCGTCCAGGAGCGCCTGGAGCGCGAATACAACCTGGACCTCATCACCACGGCCCCCTCGGTGCGCTACCACGTCTTTCAGACCGACGGCACCCAGATCGATGTGGACAACCCCGCCAAGCTGCCCCCCCTGCCCAAGATCGACCACATCGAAGAGCCCATCATCGAGGCCACCATCCTCACCCGCCCCGACTTCGTGGGCGGCCTGCTGAAACTCTGCGAGGACCGCCGCGGCATCCAGCAGCGCCTGGAATACGTGGGCAAGGACCGCGTGATGCTGGTCTACGAGCTGCCCCTCAACGAGGTGGTGCTGGACTTCTACGACAAGCTCAAGTCCATCTCCAAGGGCTACGCCAGCTTCGACTACCACATGAAGGAGTACCGCGAGTCCACCCTGGTCAAGATGGACATCCTGGTCAACGGCGAGGCCGTGGATGCCCTCAGCGTCCTGGTCCACACCTCCAAGAGTCAGACCCTGGGCCAAGCCCTGACGGTCAAGATGAAGGAAGTCATCCCCCAGCAGATGTTCGACGTGGCCATCCAGGCCGCCATCGGCGCCAAGATCATCGCCCGCACCAACGTCAAGGCCCGGCGCAAGGACGTGCTCGCCAAGTGCTACGGCGGCGACATCAGCCGCAAGAAGAAGCTGCTCAACAAGCAGAAGGAAGGCAAGAAGCGGATGAAATCCATTGGATCGGTGGATATCCCCCAGGAGGCATTCCTGGCGATCCTCAAGGTCGGCGACGACTAA
- a CDS encoding S9 family peptidase translates to MLRFRALVLSALIAPVLLQAADKRAFGIEDLYRLKGVQHLALSPDGSRLAFEVSTMDLKAAKRDTQVWVLETATGNLRQLTHSGKADTDPQWSRDGRTLFFESNREGAEQLWALAMAGGEARRVTGFEPGIALSRVLPDGQQLVFEASVFPESPVDGARQKALAERLEQGPVQAHLADGLLYRHWTSWRDFQYSHLFLRGADGRLQALSSGPRDYPAFGQTWDLSPDGREVCVTTCADPVPARSTNQDLFLISLEGDHTPRCITTDNPAADQDPRYSPDGRWIAYRLQRRPGHESDRFRLAVYDRVKGSTRVLTEGIDNWVESFQWSPDGKALWFTLDEKGHTPLLRVDVQSGALTRMLEGQTFHEFQVSPDQKTVYLNKTRVGEPVELWRYGFQDHQMKCLSTFNQAVASEVDIRPAEELWVKGADGHPVQVFLVKPHNFDPARKYPLILNVHGGPQMMWSDSFRGDWQVYPGAGYIVAFPNPHGSTGYGQDFTNAISGDWDGKVMTDIDKVTDHLAALPYVDKDRMGAMGWSWGGYAMMWLEGHSSRYKALAAMMGVYDLRSMHGATEELWFPEHDLTGTPWEKPQAYERMNPSSAVKGFRTPCLVITGERDYRVPYTQSLQFFTDLQEREVPSRLIVFKNDGHWPDTLKSMPVYYNAHLEWFHRFLGGDPAPWKTEDMVRNQAFGEVGK, encoded by the coding sequence TTGCTCCGCTTCCGTGCTCTCGTCCTCAGCGCCCTCATCGCTCCCGTCCTGTTGCAGGCCGCCGACAAGCGCGCCTTCGGGATCGAGGATCTGTACCGCCTGAAAGGGGTGCAGCACCTGGCCCTGAGCCCGGATGGCAGCCGCCTGGCCTTCGAAGTCTCGACCATGGACCTGAAGGCCGCCAAGCGTGACACCCAGGTCTGGGTGCTGGAGACCGCCACTGGCAACCTGCGCCAGCTCACCCACTCGGGCAAGGCGGACACGGACCCTCAGTGGTCCCGGGACGGCCGGACCCTCTTCTTCGAGTCCAACCGGGAGGGGGCCGAGCAGCTTTGGGCCCTGGCGATGGCCGGGGGGGAGGCCCGGAGGGTGACGGGCTTCGAGCCGGGCATCGCTCTCTCAAGGGTCCTCCCCGATGGTCAGCAGCTGGTCTTCGAGGCCAGCGTCTTCCCCGAGTCGCCCGTCGATGGGGCCCGCCAGAAGGCTCTCGCGGAGAGGCTGGAGCAGGGTCCCGTGCAGGCCCATCTGGCCGATGGTCTCCTCTACCGTCACTGGACCTCCTGGCGGGACTTCCAGTACAGCCACCTCTTCCTCCGCGGGGCCGACGGCAGGCTCCAGGCCCTCAGCTCAGGTCCGCGGGACTACCCCGCCTTCGGCCAGACCTGGGACCTCAGCCCCGATGGGAGGGAAGTGTGCGTCACCACCTGCGCTGACCCTGTTCCGGCCCGCAGCACCAACCAGGATCTCTTCCTGATCAGTCTGGAGGGTGACCACACCCCGCGCTGCATCACCACCGACAACCCTGCGGCCGACCAGGACCCCAGGTATTCCCCCGATGGCCGCTGGATCGCATACAGGCTCCAGAGGCGTCCCGGCCATGAGTCCGACCGCTTCCGCCTGGCGGTGTACGACCGGGTGAAGGGCAGCACGCGGGTCCTTACCGAGGGTATCGACAACTGGGTCGAGAGCTTCCAGTGGTCTCCGGACGGCAAGGCCCTCTGGTTCACCCTGGATGAGAAGGGGCACACGCCCCTGCTGCGGGTGGATGTCCAGAGTGGGGCCCTGACCCGCATGCTTGAGGGGCAGACCTTCCATGAGTTCCAGGTCAGCCCCGACCAGAAGACGGTCTACCTGAACAAGACGCGGGTGGGTGAGCCGGTGGAGCTCTGGCGATACGGCTTCCAGGATCACCAGATGAAGTGCCTGAGCACCTTCAATCAGGCCGTGGCCAGCGAGGTGGATATCCGTCCTGCCGAGGAACTCTGGGTGAAGGGGGCCGACGGGCATCCCGTCCAGGTCTTCCTGGTCAAGCCCCACAACTTCGACCCCGCCCGGAAATACCCCCTGATCCTCAATGTCCATGGCGGGCCCCAGATGATGTGGTCCGACAGCTTCCGGGGCGACTGGCAGGTCTATCCCGGTGCGGGCTACATCGTGGCCTTCCCCAACCCCCACGGCTCCACCGGCTATGGCCAGGACTTCACCAATGCCATCAGCGGGGACTGGGATGGCAAGGTCATGACCGACATCGACAAGGTGACCGATCATCTGGCGGCACTCCCCTACGTGGACAAGGACCGCATGGGGGCCATGGGCTGGAGCTGGGGGGGCTACGCCATGATGTGGCTGGAGGGGCACAGCTCCCGCTACAAGGCCCTGGCGGCCATGATGGGTGTCTACGATCTGCGCTCCATGCATGGGGCCACCGAGGAGTTGTGGTTCCCCGAGCATGACCTCACGGGGACCCCCTGGGAGAAGCCCCAGGCCTATGAGCGCATGAACCCCAGCAGTGCCGTGAAGGGCTTCCGGACTCCCTGCCTGGTCATCACCGGAGAGCGGGACTACCGGGTGCCCTACACTCAAAGCCTCCAGTTCTTCACCGACCTGCAGGAGCGGGAGGTCCCCAGCCGCCTGATCGTCTTCAAGAACGACGGGCACTGGCCCGATACCCTCAAGTCCATGCCGGTCTACTACAACGCCCACCTGGAGTGGTTCCACCGCTTCCTCGGGGGTGACCCCGCTCCCTGGAAGACGGAGGACATGGTGAGGAACCAGGCCTTTGGCGAGGTCGGGAAATAG